The genomic interval TGGTCGAAGGTCCGGTTCGAGCCGTGCTCCTCGAACAGCTTCGTCCACGCGCGCTCCACCGAGGGGCCCGAATCGACGAGGGTCCCGTCCATGTCGAGCAGGAGGGCGTCGACATCCAGGGGGAAGGGGTCCTGAGGGGCCTGAGCGCCCTTCCCGGGGGCGCCCGCGGCGGAGGCTTCGTTCATGCCTCCCACGGTCTCATACCCCGCGCGACCTGCGCATGCGGGAAACTCCCCGGTTACTGTGGACGGGTCATGAGCATGCACGATCCGAGCGACCGCGCCCCCGCCGCGCAGAGCGCCGGCCACGCTCCGTCACCGGATGCCGCGTCGGTGTCCCTCGCCGTCTCGGCCGCCCGTCGCAAGGGCCTGTCGGTGGGGGTCGCGACCGGCCTGTACGGGATCTCCTTCGGGGCGCTCGCGACCGCCTCGGGACTCGACGTGTGGCAGGCGATGGTGCTCTCGGCGATCATGTTCACCGGCGGCAGCCAGTTCGCCTTCGTGGGCGTGATCGGAGGGGGCGGGAGCGCCCTCGGCGCGGCGCTGGCCGCCGTGCTGCTGGGCATCCGCAACACCCTCTACGGCCTCGTGCTCGCGCCGACGCTGCCGCGCGGCGGGGCGAAGGGCGCCGCGCGCTCCCTGCTCACGATCGACGAGTCCGCGGCCGTGGCCGCGACCGCCGGTCCCCCGGCCGCCAAGCGCGCCGGGTTCTGGGCGACGGGGATCGCGGTCTACGTGTTCTGGAACCTGTTCTCCCTGGTGGGGGCCTTGATCGGGCAGAGCGTGGGCGATCCGGGCGCCTGGGGCCTGGATGCCGCGGCCGCCGCGGCGTTCCTGGGGCTGCTGTGGCCGCGCCTGGTCTCGAAGGACGTGGTGGCCGTCGCGGTCGCCGCGGCCTTCATCGCGCTGATCGCGACGCCCGTCCTGCCCGC from Brachybacterium kimchii carries:
- a CDS encoding AzlC family ABC transporter permease, encoding MSMHDPSDRAPAAQSAGHAPSPDAASVSLAVSAARRKGLSVGVATGLYGISFGALATASGLDVWQAMVLSAIMFTGGSQFAFVGVIGGGGSALGAALAAVLLGIRNTLYGLVLAPTLPRGGAKGAARSLLTIDESAAVAATAGPPAAKRAGFWATGIAVYVFWNLFSLVGALIGQSVGDPGAWGLDAAAAAAFLGLLWPRLVSKDVVAVAVAAAFIALIATPVLPAGLPVLAAALVAVVAGLLPRRSGDDGDRADGDRTTGTAENSPADASDEDGERA